The Pyrus communis chromosome 2, drPyrComm1.1, whole genome shotgun sequence genome includes a window with the following:
- the LOC137724990 gene encoding putative lipid-transfer protein DIR1, with protein sequence MEAYRKLLVIVALFLAGAIGSDTLMANSDQSFCRMTKEGLNACAPSVNGANPQPPSALCCTALSYADFGCLCLFKKYSNFLSAYGIDPNLAMQLPAKCNFGQPIRC encoded by the coding sequence atgGAAGCATACAGAAAGCTGCTTGTTATTGTGGCATTGTTCTTGGCAGGAGCCATTGGCTCCGACACCTTGATGGCCAACAGCGACCAGAGTTTTTGCCGAATGACGAAAGAGGGTTTGAATGCATGCGCCCCTTCAGTGAACGGAGCAAACCCCCAGCCTCCGTCAGCTCTGTGTTGCACTGCTCTTTCATATGCCGACTTCGGATGCCTTTGCCTTTTCAAGAAGTACTCAAACTTTCTCAGTGCCTATGGAATCGACCCAAACCTTGCCATGCAGCTTCCTGCTAAATGCAATTTTGGCCAGCCCATCCGTTGCTGA